One stretch of Eggerthella lenta DSM 2243 DNA includes these proteins:
- a CDS encoding thiamine pyrophosphate-dependent enzyme, which yields MELMSGNEAIAQGAWEAGARIGVAYPGTPSTETLEAFAKKDGVYAEWCVNEKVAVEVGIGASVAGARVLSTMKHVGVNVAADPLFTAAYAGVGGGLVVLAADDPGMYSSQNEQDSHWYARAAHIPMLDPADSAEALRFTREAYDVSERFDVPVFIRSTVRVSHTKTPVEPGERTEIALKPYESDPAKWVMMPAFAKPRRKVQLARIDALRAWAEECPYNEVVRKGSAVGVVCAGAVYQHVVEALPDASVFKLGLTWPLPQQALRDFAESVDALYVVEEASEYLDEGVRALGIEVAAFESPLPRDGELTPGLIRAAFGFEEPAHEPLPAGLPGRPPALCAGCPHRLVFKELSRMKAVVTGDIGCYTLGALPPLSAMDTTIDMGASVSMSHGFELAWAGTDHRPVVGVIGDSTFAHSGLSALISTVYNQGRGTVCVLDNRTTAMTGRQGNPFNGETLQGRLSRELDLESVVRAIGVEDVRTVDPNDAKAVRRALKEAVASEELSVLVFRSPCVLIDRHREPAYAVTDACTACGVCSTLGCPAIAKDPANDHALIDAAQCIGCGQCAQYCAWNAIAQPAGEKGGVA from the coding sequence ATGGAATTGATGTCAGGCAACGAGGCAATAGCCCAGGGGGCATGGGAGGCCGGCGCGCGCATCGGCGTGGCCTATCCCGGCACGCCGTCGACGGAGACGCTCGAGGCGTTCGCGAAGAAGGACGGCGTGTACGCCGAATGGTGCGTCAACGAGAAGGTGGCCGTCGAGGTGGGCATCGGGGCGTCGGTCGCCGGCGCGCGCGTGCTGTCCACGATGAAGCACGTCGGCGTGAACGTGGCGGCCGACCCGTTGTTCACTGCGGCATACGCGGGCGTGGGCGGCGGGCTCGTGGTGCTGGCTGCCGATGATCCGGGCATGTACTCGTCCCAAAACGAACAGGATTCCCACTGGTACGCACGCGCAGCCCACATCCCCATGCTCGACCCTGCCGATTCCGCCGAGGCTTTGCGCTTCACGCGCGAGGCGTACGACGTGTCCGAGCGCTTCGACGTGCCCGTCTTCATCCGTTCCACAGTGCGCGTGTCGCACACGAAAACGCCGGTGGAGCCCGGCGAGCGCACCGAGATCGCGCTCAAGCCCTACGAAAGCGATCCGGCGAAGTGGGTCATGATGCCCGCGTTCGCCAAGCCCCGCCGCAAGGTGCAGCTGGCGCGCATCGACGCGCTGCGCGCCTGGGCCGAGGAGTGCCCCTACAACGAGGTCGTGCGCAAGGGGAGCGCCGTGGGCGTGGTGTGCGCCGGCGCCGTCTACCAGCACGTCGTGGAAGCGCTGCCCGACGCGTCCGTGTTCAAGCTGGGCCTCACCTGGCCGCTTCCGCAGCAGGCGCTGCGCGACTTCGCCGAGAGCGTGGACGCGCTCTACGTGGTGGAGGAGGCTTCCGAGTACCTGGACGAGGGCGTGCGGGCGCTGGGCATCGAGGTTGCCGCGTTCGAGAGCCCGCTGCCGCGCGACGGCGAACTGACCCCCGGCCTCATCAGAGCGGCGTTCGGCTTCGAGGAGCCTGCTCACGAGCCGTTGCCCGCCGGCCTTCCGGGCCGCCCGCCGGCGTTGTGCGCCGGGTGCCCGCACCGTCTCGTGTTCAAGGAGCTTTCCCGCATGAAGGCCGTCGTCACCGGCGACATCGGCTGCTACACTTTGGGCGCGCTGCCGCCGCTGTCCGCCATGGACACCACCATCGACATGGGCGCGTCGGTTTCCATGTCGCATGGCTTCGAGCTGGCTTGGGCGGGCACCGACCACCGTCCCGTCGTGGGCGTCATCGGCGACTCGACGTTCGCGCACTCGGGCCTGTCGGCGCTGATCTCCACCGTGTACAACCAAGGACGCGGAACCGTCTGCGTGCTGGACAACCGCACCACGGCCATGACGGGTCGCCAGGGAAACCCCTTCAACGGCGAGACGCTGCAAGGCCGCCTCTCGCGCGAGCTCGACCTTGAGAGCGTCGTGCGCGCCATCGGCGTCGAGGACGTGCGCACCGTCGACCCGAACGACGCCAAAGCCGTTCGCCGCGCGCTCAAGGAGGCCGTGGCCTCGGAGGAGCTTTCCGTGCTCGTGTTCCGCAGCCCCTGCGTGCTGATCGACCGGCATCGCGAGCCCGCCTACGCGGTGACCGACGCCTGCACGGCATGCGGCGTGTGCTCGACTTTAGGCTGTCCGGCCATCGCGAAGGATCCGGCGAACGACCACGCGCTCATCGATGCCGCCCAGTGCATCGGATGCGGCCAGTGCGCCCAGTACTGCGCTTGGAACGCCATCGCGCAACCCGCTGGGGAGAAAGGAGGCGTCGCATGA
- a CDS encoding indolepyruvate oxidoreductase subunit beta, producing MMTSNDTVTVLLCGVGGQGTILAADLLAHAALESGYDAKVSEIHGMSQRGGAVTTVVRFGRAGVQSMVSDPGCADCVVSFETTEALRNLPNVREGGYLLVADESIQPLPVLIGRASMPEHARETLAAAGATLIPAGDIAVGVGAPKSVNVVLLGALATRLDFSQKAWERVVARRVPPKTVDANLAAFRAGLAFAREAAGGEGA from the coding sequence ATGATGACCTCGAACGATACTGTCACCGTCCTTCTGTGCGGCGTGGGCGGCCAGGGCACCATCCTGGCGGCCGACCTCCTGGCCCATGCGGCGCTGGAATCCGGTTACGACGCGAAGGTGTCCGAGATCCACGGCATGTCGCAGCGCGGCGGCGCGGTGACCACGGTCGTGCGCTTCGGGCGCGCGGGCGTGCAGTCCATGGTGTCCGACCCGGGATGCGCCGATTGCGTCGTCTCCTTCGAGACCACCGAGGCGTTGCGCAACCTTCCCAACGTGCGCGAGGGCGGCTACCTTCTCGTTGCCGACGAGTCCATCCAGCCGCTTCCCGTGCTCATCGGGCGCGCTTCCATGCCCGAGCATGCGCGCGAGACGCTGGCCGCTGCGGGCGCCACGCTCATCCCGGCCGGAGACATCGCCGTCGGCGTGGGCGCGCCGAAGTCGGTGAACGTGGTGCTGCTCGGGGCGTTGGCGACCCGCCTCGACTTCTCGCAAAAGGCATGGGAGCGCGTCGTCGCGCGCCGCGTGCCTCCCAAGACCGTCGATGCCAACTTGGCAGCGTTTCGCGCGGGCCTCGCGTTCGCTCGCGAGGCTGCGGGCGGGGAAGGGGCTTAA
- a CDS encoding amino acid-binding protein yields the protein MSVQQISVFLESRPGHLRRVLDAFEDAHVSVRGYSASDTGDYGIVRFIVDAPDKALAVLQDMGAAATQTDVLCARLDDVPGELARVMGIMADCGINVTYSYSLISTYIALSVKDIARAEKLLAAQPVELIGQDDLARPVAPESR from the coding sequence GTGAGCGTTCAACAGATCAGCGTATTCTTGGAAAGCCGCCCCGGGCACTTGCGCCGCGTGCTCGATGCGTTCGAGGACGCGCATGTCAGCGTGCGCGGTTACAGCGCCTCCGACACGGGGGACTACGGCATCGTGCGCTTCATCGTGGATGCGCCCGACAAGGCGCTCGCCGTGCTGCAGGATATGGGCGCGGCGGCCACGCAGACCGACGTCCTGTGCGCGCGTCTCGACGACGTGCCTGGCGAGCTGGCGCGCGTCATGGGCATCATGGCCGACTGCGGCATCAACGTGACGTACAGCTATTCGCTCATCTCCACCTACATCGCGCTGTCCGTCAAGGACATCGCGCGCGCCGAGAAGCTGTTGGCGGCTCAGCCCGTCGAGCTCATCGGGCAGGACGACCTCGCCCGCCCCGTCGCGCCGGAAAGCCGGTGA
- a CDS encoding phenylacetate--CoA ligase family protein has protein sequence MTDITVKGAALAAVAAGDFSSLPIHNPAVECASRERIRAIQLEKLVAQVRWTYERVPWYRARMDDSGVTPSDIKTLEDVRMLPFTDKSVLRDTFPYGLFAVPLDEVVELHSSSGTTGKPIVVGYNESDMAMWADCIMRLVQMAGVVPGDRAQMAFGYGMFTGGFGLHYGLQKLGCMMIPAGSGNTERHIAMIEDYGTTVLVATPSYALHVCEVGEKMGYDWAKSPLRVGLFGGEPCPPGLKAEIEDRMHIVCTDNYGLTEVMGPGVSGECLASRDMQHLAEDHFLWEVVDPETGDPVPDGEMGELVLTPLGKQAIPVLRYRTHDLTRVVTEPCACGRTTARMQKVRARSDDMLIIRGTNVFPSQVEDVLAGIDGVTPHYRIVVESAGGLDRMTVHVELKPEAFSDSYEDMENLRRSIEDKLKGVLLVGVKAKLVEPGGIERSTGKTKHVEDLRK, from the coding sequence GTGACCGACATCACCGTGAAAGGAGCGGCTTTGGCCGCCGTCGCGGCAGGCGATTTCTCAAGCCTGCCCATCCACAATCCGGCTGTCGAATGCGCCTCGCGCGAGCGCATCCGCGCCATCCAGCTGGAGAAGCTCGTCGCGCAGGTTCGCTGGACGTACGAGCGCGTGCCCTGGTACCGTGCACGCATGGACGATTCGGGCGTGACCCCCTCCGACATCAAGACGCTCGAGGACGTGCGCATGCTGCCGTTCACGGACAAGTCCGTGCTGCGCGACACTTTCCCGTACGGCCTGTTCGCCGTGCCGCTGGACGAAGTGGTGGAACTGCACTCGTCGTCAGGCACCACGGGAAAGCCCATCGTGGTGGGCTATAACGAAAGCGATATGGCCATGTGGGCCGACTGCATCATGCGGCTCGTGCAGATGGCGGGCGTCGTGCCGGGCGATCGGGCGCAGATGGCCTTCGGTTACGGCATGTTCACCGGCGGCTTCGGCCTGCACTACGGGCTGCAGAAGCTGGGCTGCATGATGATCCCCGCCGGCTCCGGCAACACCGAGCGCCACATCGCCATGATCGAGGACTACGGCACCACCGTGCTGGTGGCCACGCCGTCCTACGCGCTGCACGTGTGCGAGGTGGGGGAGAAGATGGGCTACGATTGGGCGAAGTCCCCGCTGCGCGTGGGCCTGTTCGGCGGCGAGCCGTGCCCGCCGGGCCTCAAGGCCGAGATCGAGGATCGCATGCACATCGTGTGCACCGACAACTACGGCCTGACCGAAGTCATGGGGCCGGGCGTGTCGGGCGAGTGCCTGGCCTCGCGCGACATGCAGCACCTCGCCGAGGACCACTTCCTCTGGGAGGTCGTCGACCCCGAGACGGGCGATCCGGTCCCCGACGGCGAGATGGGCGAGCTCGTGCTCACGCCGCTGGGCAAGCAGGCCATCCCCGTGCTGCGCTACCGCACGCACGATCTGACCCGCGTGGTCACGGAGCCGTGCGCGTGCGGCCGCACCACGGCCCGCATGCAGAAGGTGCGCGCCCGCTCGGACGACATGCTCATCATCCGCGGCACGAACGTGTTCCCCTCGCAGGTGGAGGACGTGCTGGCCGGCATCGACGGCGTCACGCCGCATTACCGCATCGTCGTGGAGAGCGCAGGCGGCCTCGACCGCATGACCGTGCACGTGGAGCTCAAGCCCGAGGCGTTCTCGGACTCGTACGAGGACATGGAGAATTTGCGCCGCTCCATCGAAGACAAGCTCAAGGGCGTGCTGCTGGTGGGTGTGAAGGCGAAGCTCGTCGAGCCCGGCGGCATCGAGCGCAGCACCGGCAAAACCAAGCACGTCGAAGATTTGAGAAAGTAG
- the gluQRS gene encoding tRNA glutamyl-Q(34) synthetase GluQRS, giving the protein MEAASSSAPVVGRFAPSPTGRMHAGNVFAALTAWLVAKSQGGRIVLRIEDLDAERSKPVYIDAVQRDFEALGLTWDEGPYFQHDRTEAYRAAYDELRERGLVYPCFCTRADLHAASAPHRGEKPVYPGTCRHLSDGERAVRAQQRMPAQRLIVPDREVAFVDQVQGSYAQNLAADCGDFLVQRSDGAFAYQLAVVVDDAAQGVTSVVRGVDLLCSTPQQLYLQELLGLPHPAYAHIPLLVAERDRRLSKRDRDAALDALLARFKTPEAVIGHIAGITGLAPTCDPATPEELLATFDLAALPTTFDDLVQVRWR; this is encoded by the coding sequence GTGGAAGCCGCCTCGTCGTCCGCTCCCGTGGTGGGGCGGTTCGCTCCTTCGCCGACGGGGCGGATGCATGCGGGGAACGTGTTCGCGGCGTTGACGGCATGGCTCGTGGCCAAGTCGCAAGGTGGCCGCATCGTGCTGCGCATCGAGGACCTCGATGCCGAGCGCTCGAAGCCCGTCTACATCGATGCCGTGCAGCGCGACTTCGAAGCGCTGGGGCTGACTTGGGACGAAGGGCCGTACTTCCAGCACGACCGCACGGAGGCCTACCGGGCCGCGTACGATGAGCTGCGCGAACGCGGCCTTGTGTACCCCTGCTTCTGCACGCGCGCCGACCTGCATGCGGCATCGGCGCCGCATCGCGGCGAGAAGCCGGTGTACCCGGGGACCTGCCGGCATCTGAGCGACGGGGAGCGCGCCGTCCGCGCGCAGCAGCGCATGCCCGCGCAGCGTCTCATCGTGCCCGATCGGGAGGTCGCCTTCGTCGATCAGGTGCAGGGATCCTACGCGCAGAACCTCGCCGCCGACTGCGGAGACTTCCTCGTGCAGCGCTCGGACGGCGCGTTCGCCTACCAGCTGGCCGTGGTGGTGGACGACGCGGCTCAGGGCGTCACCTCGGTGGTGCGCGGCGTGGACCTCCTGTGCTCCACGCCCCAGCAGCTCTACCTGCAGGAGCTGCTCGGTCTGCCGCATCCCGCCTACGCGCACATCCCGCTGCTCGTGGCCGAGCGCGACCGGCGCCTGTCGAAGCGCGACCGCGACGCCGCCCTCGATGCGCTGCTCGCGCGCTTCAAGACGCCCGAAGCCGTCATCGGCCATATCGCCGGCATCACCGGCCTTGCGCCCACATGCGACCCCGCAACGCCCGAAGAGCTGCTGGCGACGTTCGATCTCGCCGCGCTGCCGACGACCTTCGACGACCTCGTGCAAGTGCGCTGGAGGTAA
- a CDS encoding molybdopterin-containing oxidoreductase family protein: MAETTLTRRSFVKASALVGATAAFGASMAGCMQEAPQEQAPSGGGADEGLVRMKTSCHGCIQMCPAIAYLKDGVVVKLEGDPDAPVSRGSLCIKGLNQLHTMYSPRRVLHPLRRAGERGENKWEVISWDEAVEEAATHICDAIDKYGPYSFFASVGGGGAYSFMEAMTLPMAFGSPTVFEPGCAQCYLPRWSMSKLFYGGNDQSIADNAVQEIFRPDPDNKAEVVVLWGAQPSVSQTAESGRGMAELRAKGVKTIVVDPNFSPDAVKADVWLPVRPATDTGLLLCWFRYIFENKLYDEQFTKYWTNLPFLIDPETKLPVKAQELFPDFQQTTPENTPAYVCYDLKTNAVAPFEFSAPADAAVDPEIFWTGDFEGKTYKTAGQIYKEEADPWTLEHTAENCWLDAGKIEKAIKIYAEASVAGIANGVASDMTESASQVPLGCMGLDSIMGYVNKPGCTMTQYGAAGAPPTKRPVTYNNGFDGMFSDMYGIGAVIGMSDAENEARAKKLGEENPQQKLANQLLVDRLGMKDHKGLYAWCHSHIPTVREAIATGEPYKPRVWFDMSGNKLAMLGNAKSWYDVFPEVDYIIGQYPMLTSFHIEAADLVFPVREWLEEPMVNMTQLNTQWLQNECVHIGETVSHSIPAAQVVAKCAEKMGGELPGLKPGYLGSATEEEVKASVAETLHAPSWDELVKDADKYVPYVTPASEYFHYDQHETVVDDGLPAGFGTESRKIEVYCQILLKLARTGYPFCYPEPQEPCEDYSPICSYIEPAESPLSDEEYPFVLTSGRVPYFHHGTMRHAALSRELFPTAEIRINPASAKELGIEHMDWVKVTSRRGEVHARAYLTEGVHPKTVWMERFWNPECYDESQTNPTAGWRECNVNVLTKNDAPFNEVYGSYTNRGFTVKIEKSQKPANVWVEPEEFAPFLPTEEMLSEAQTKDVF, translated from the coding sequence ATGGCTGAAACCACGTTGACACGTCGAAGCTTCGTCAAGGCGTCCGCTCTGGTGGGCGCGACGGCGGCGTTCGGCGCTTCGATGGCCGGCTGTATGCAGGAGGCTCCGCAGGAGCAGGCTCCGTCCGGCGGCGGCGCCGACGAGGGTCTCGTGAGGATGAAGACGTCCTGCCACGGCTGCATCCAGATGTGCCCGGCTATCGCGTATCTGAAGGACGGCGTCGTCGTAAAGCTGGAAGGCGACCCCGACGCGCCGGTAAGTCGCGGAAGCCTGTGCATCAAGGGCCTCAACCAGCTGCACACCATGTACAGCCCCCGCCGCGTGCTGCATCCGCTTCGGCGTGCCGGCGAGCGCGGCGAGAACAAATGGGAGGTCATCAGCTGGGACGAGGCCGTCGAGGAAGCGGCCACGCATATCTGCGACGCCATCGACAAATACGGCCCCTATTCCTTCTTCGCCAGCGTGGGCGGCGGCGGGGCCTACTCGTTCATGGAGGCCATGACCCTGCCCATGGCGTTCGGGTCGCCCACCGTGTTCGAGCCCGGCTGCGCCCAGTGCTATCTGCCGCGCTGGAGCATGTCGAAACTGTTCTACGGCGGCAACGACCAGTCCATCGCCGACAACGCCGTGCAGGAGATATTCCGTCCCGACCCCGACAACAAGGCCGAGGTCGTGGTGCTGTGGGGCGCCCAGCCTTCCGTCAGCCAGACGGCGGAATCGGGTCGCGGAATGGCCGAGCTGCGCGCCAAGGGCGTGAAGACCATCGTGGTCGATCCCAACTTCTCGCCCGACGCGGTGAAGGCCGACGTGTGGCTGCCGGTGCGCCCGGCCACCGACACGGGTCTGCTCCTGTGCTGGTTCCGCTACATCTTCGAGAACAAGCTCTACGACGAGCAGTTCACGAAGTACTGGACGAACCTGCCCTTCCTTATCGACCCCGAGACGAAGCTGCCGGTGAAGGCGCAGGAGCTGTTCCCCGACTTCCAGCAGACCACGCCCGAGAACACCCCGGCCTACGTCTGCTACGACCTCAAGACGAACGCAGTGGCGCCCTTCGAGTTCTCCGCGCCCGCCGACGCCGCAGTGGACCCCGAGATCTTCTGGACGGGCGACTTCGAAGGGAAGACGTACAAGACCGCCGGCCAGATCTACAAGGAAGAAGCCGATCCCTGGACGCTCGAGCACACCGCCGAGAACTGCTGGCTCGATGCCGGCAAGATCGAAAAAGCCATCAAGATCTACGCCGAGGCCTCCGTGGCCGGCATCGCCAACGGCGTGGCGTCGGATATGACCGAGTCCGCCTCGCAGGTGCCGCTGGGCTGCATGGGCCTGGACTCCATCATGGGCTACGTCAACAAGCCCGGCTGCACGATGACGCAGTACGGCGCCGCCGGCGCGCCGCCGACGAAGCGCCCGGTCACGTACAACAACGGCTTCGACGGCATGTTCTCGGACATGTACGGCATCGGCGCGGTCATCGGCATGAGCGATGCCGAGAACGAGGCGCGCGCCAAGAAGCTGGGGGAGGAGAACCCGCAGCAGAAGCTGGCGAACCAGCTGCTCGTCGATCGACTTGGCATGAAGGACCACAAGGGCCTGTACGCATGGTGCCACAGCCATATCCCCACGGTGCGCGAGGCCATCGCCACCGGCGAGCCGTACAAGCCGCGCGTGTGGTTCGACATGTCGGGCAACAAGCTGGCCATGCTGGGCAATGCGAAGTCGTGGTACGACGTGTTCCCCGAGGTCGACTACATCATCGGCCAGTACCCGATGCTCACCTCCTTCCACATCGAGGCCGCCGACCTCGTGTTCCCCGTGCGCGAGTGGCTGGAAGAGCCCATGGTGAACATGACCCAGCTCAACACCCAGTGGCTGCAGAACGAGTGCGTGCACATCGGCGAGACGGTGTCGCACTCCATCCCAGCCGCGCAGGTGGTGGCGAAATGCGCGGAGAAGATGGGCGGCGAGCTGCCCGGTCTCAAGCCCGGATACCTGGGCAGCGCCACCGAGGAGGAGGTCAAGGCCTCCGTCGCCGAGACGCTGCACGCGCCCAGCTGGGACGAGCTGGTGAAGGACGCCGACAAGTACGTGCCCTACGTCACGCCGGCCAGCGAGTACTTCCATTACGACCAACATGAAACCGTGGTGGACGATGGCCTGCCTGCCGGCTTCGGCACCGAGTCCCGCAAGATCGAGGTGTACTGCCAGATCCTGCTCAAGCTGGCGCGCACGGGATATCCGTTCTGCTATCCGGAGCCGCAGGAGCCCTGCGAGGACTACAGCCCCATCTGCTCGTACATCGAGCCGGCGGAGAGCCCGCTATCCGACGAGGAGTACCCCTTCGTGCTCACGTCGGGCCGCGTGCCGTACTTCCACCATGGCACCATGCGCCACGCCGCGCTGTCGCGCGAGCTGTTCCCCACGGCCGAGATCCGCATCAATCCGGCGAGCGCCAAGGAGCTGGGCATCGAGCATATGGATTGGGTGAAGGTGACCAGCCGCCGCGGCGAGGTGCACGCGCGCGCCTACCTCACCGAGGGCGTGCATCCGAAAACCGTGTGGATGGAGCGCTTCTGGAACCCGGAGTGCTACGACGAGTCCCAGACGAACCCGACGGCCGGCTGGCGCGAGTGCAACGTGAACGTGCTCACGAAGAACGACGCCCCGTTCAACGAAGTGTACGGCTCCTACACGAACCGCGGTTTCACGGTGAAGATCGAGAAGTCCCAGAAACCTGCGAACGTATGGGTGGAGCCCGAGGAGTTCGCGCCGTTCCTGCCGACTGAGGAAATGCTGTCCGAAGCTCAGACGAAGGATGTGTTCTGA
- a CDS encoding 4Fe-4S dicluster domain-containing protein, producing the protein MRNCLVIDLDRCSGCDGCVAACKLENNVDLGVCYNRVHAVGPTGTFPDIEQYWIPLQCQQCENPGCIEVCPTGASYRDEATGVVLVNAEECIGCESCLKGCPYNVRTLNPNTNVVEKCTLCFQRHEEEDWVPACVHNCCCGARYFGDLDDPDSSAAKAVAAAGAENCHQLDDPHGLKPATIYILSAATAAWQGDPVTTDRVSAS; encoded by the coding sequence ATGAGAAACTGCCTGGTTATCGATCTCGACCGCTGCAGCGGATGCGACGGCTGCGTTGCGGCCTGCAAGCTTGAGAACAACGTCGATTTGGGCGTGTGCTACAACCGCGTGCACGCCGTGGGACCCACGGGCACCTTCCCGGACATCGAGCAGTACTGGATTCCCCTGCAATGCCAGCAGTGCGAGAACCCCGGCTGCATCGAAGTGTGCCCGACGGGCGCATCGTACCGCGACGAAGCCACGGGCGTGGTGCTGGTCAATGCCGAGGAGTGCATCGGGTGCGAATCGTGCCTGAAGGGCTGCCCGTACAATGTGCGCACGCTCAATCCGAACACGAATGTGGTGGAGAAGTGCACGTTGTGCTTCCAGCGACATGAGGAGGAGGACTGGGTGCCGGCCTGCGTGCACAACTGCTGCTGCGGCGCGCGCTACTTCGGCGACCTGGACGATCCCGACAGCTCCGCTGCGAAGGCTGTTGCGGCGGCTGGCGCGGAGAACTGCCACCAGCTTGACGATCCGCACGGGCTCAAACCGGCGACGATCTACATCTTGTCCGCCGCAACGGCGGCATGGCAGGGCGATCCTGTGACGACGGACCGCGTGTCCGCATCGTAA
- a CDS encoding TorD/DmsD family molecular chaperone, giving the protein MMETQTCAGLVSALEGRAAFYDVVAALYYKPLAQEQIDRIAEGGLAAFAGAGELMAEGLHDMERALSKRHSGTRQELAVDFTGAFAGTSSWKGRYATPYESVFTSEEGLLFQDSYHEVYRLYRQNSVRKSPGYDFPDDHLSYLCEFQALLARRAVRSLEANDAECALEQVRLSQHVLHDHILSWFDDFEELALHLVKTRFYRGVLKMSKGFFLFDAEVLADMAEELERL; this is encoded by the coding sequence ATGATGGAGACGCAGACCTGCGCGGGCCTCGTGTCGGCGCTCGAGGGTCGCGCGGCGTTCTACGACGTGGTGGCGGCGCTGTACTACAAACCGCTCGCCCAAGAGCAGATCGACCGCATTGCCGAGGGAGGCCTTGCGGCATTCGCCGGCGCGGGAGAGCTCATGGCGGAGGGCCTGCACGACATGGAGCGCGCGCTGTCAAAGCGGCACTCCGGCACGCGCCAGGAGCTGGCAGTGGACTTCACGGGCGCCTTCGCCGGGACGTCGTCGTGGAAAGGCCGCTACGCCACGCCCTACGAGTCGGTGTTCACGAGCGAGGAAGGCCTGCTGTTTCAGGACTCCTACCACGAGGTGTACCGCCTGTACCGCCAGAACAGCGTGCGGAAAAGCCCCGGCTACGACTTCCCCGACGACCACCTGTCGTACCTCTGCGAGTTCCAGGCTCTCCTGGCGAGGCGGGCCGTGCGCTCGCTCGAGGCGAACGATGCGGAATGCGCGCTCGAGCAAGTGCGCCTTTCGCAGCACGTGCTGCACGACCATATCCTGTCGTGGTTCGACGACTTCGAGGAGCTGGCGCTGCACTTGGTGAAAACGCGTTTCTACCGCGGCGTGCTGAAGATGAGCAAGGGCTTCTTCCTGTTCGACGCCGAGGTGCTGGCCGATATGGCGGAGGAGTTGGAGAGGCTATGA
- a CDS encoding ferric reductase-like transmembrane domain-containing protein, giving the protein MTFALVLACTVAACFALRNPLKACPMAFYAAALLVDVAFVAGTFWGMPREVWSVFFVLIQKCLLPLALFVVVMYIGVLDRGSRACMWLKPVRAELSIVAWLLSLGHVAVYGATYLPRIATGGATNGNVVASFAVAVVLLALLAVLGVTSFNLVKKRMRTETWKKVQKLAYPFFLLTYVHLLLMLAPSALHGGVAATTSVAVYSIVFAAYVVLRLVRAAKDRRIREAV; this is encoded by the coding sequence ATGACGTTCGCGCTGGTGCTCGCATGCACGGTTGCCGCCTGCTTCGCGCTGCGCAACCCCCTCAAAGCCTGCCCGATGGCGTTCTATGCGGCGGCCCTGCTCGTGGACGTCGCCTTCGTGGCGGGGACGTTCTGGGGCATGCCGCGCGAGGTGTGGAGCGTGTTCTTCGTCCTTATCCAGAAATGCCTGCTGCCGCTGGCTCTGTTCGTCGTGGTGATGTACATCGGCGTGCTGGATCGCGGATCGCGCGCGTGCATGTGGCTCAAGCCCGTGCGCGCCGAGCTGTCCATCGTCGCCTGGCTCCTGTCGCTCGGCCACGTGGCCGTGTACGGGGCCACGTACCTGCCGCGGATCGCGACGGGCGGGGCGACGAACGGCAACGTGGTCGCCTCGTTCGCGGTGGCCGTCGTGCTGCTGGCGCTGCTGGCCGTGCTGGGCGTCACGTCGTTCAACTTGGTGAAGAAGCGCATGCGCACCGAAACCTGGAAGAAGGTGCAGAAGCTCGCCTACCCGTTCTTCCTGCTCACGTACGTGCACCTGCTGCTGATGCTGGCCCCGTCTGCGCTGCATGGCGGCGTTGCGGCGACGACAAGCGTTGCGGTATACTCGATCGTGTTCGCGGCATACGTCGTTTTGCGGCTCGTCCGCGCGGCGAAGGATCGCCGTATCCGCGAAGCCGTCTGA